Proteins encoded together in one Desulfosporosinus meridiei DSM 13257 window:
- a CDS encoding cell wall-binding repeat-containing protein, which yields MLSVSKGAQYCRKFMAVLIIGLIIMQLVPARPVMAAVDQKAAYYKEIGEKLEDMANKYNIPPVLLKAVAWMESGWKQYELDSSGQPITDKPLIGRDGIGIGIMQVSSYDPKDTATIEKLKNDIDYNIEIGCQMLNQKWRAYPKIGDGDRNVLENWYFAVWGYNSWATRNNPNTLTGKSAYQDSVFSLMGQKYNSAITFAPGATKFPKELLPPVNPPYLSSRWSTPDSIHLGDLKIDSDRLMKSGGGSGAESACGDYWYNYASWSSYYALGFYVTGYKSPSVTDKDLFEDRILDAYGKLLTEADKLVLEKKDTSYATAAKYYWTVAQGPKLDTAILKRAQTGHLNALTKLLTEADKLALTGASTSCSTAAQNYEIILQGSDLDANLKEKARAGLLSAYTKLLAEADKLALEGTSASNESAAKYYATVMQGLVLDASLTERAKIGYEKIKGSTPLPTPTPTPTPTPTPTPTPTPTPPPQPGEELCIERLYGNRAEDTAIKISQTGWASGSAPVVLLARVDRFQDALAAAPLAKKLKAPLLLTSPYQLDNGVLQEIKRLSPSAKVYVIGGEGALTKPVTNALVKEGLSYERIFGDSAADTAAEIAKKIGPSTQVILASSTSFPDALSASAPAAALGIPILLTEQGKLPAATKQILKDFGVTKTIIVGGKFAISSAFDAKGGPLESYGPMRLAGETKYDTMLQIVKHFGQDTSSLVVATGENFPDGLSGGAFAALTGSPMLLIPKGDLNSDTSAFLKSLNGKTKRVYILGGTGVIPSNNEKTMGSLLTSQ from the coding sequence ATGTTGAGTGTGAGTAAAGGTGCACAGTACTGCAGAAAGTTTATGGCAGTACTTATTATCGGGTTGATTATTATGCAGCTTGTCCCGGCTAGGCCGGTCATGGCGGCAGTCGATCAGAAGGCTGCTTATTATAAGGAGATTGGCGAAAAGCTGGAGGATATGGCTAACAAATATAATATCCCCCCGGTGCTGCTCAAAGCTGTTGCTTGGATGGAAAGCGGCTGGAAGCAATATGAATTGGATAGTTCCGGCCAGCCGATAACGGATAAACCTTTAATTGGCCGGGATGGGATTGGGATAGGGATTATGCAGGTCTCCTCCTATGATCCCAAGGATACAGCAACGATTGAGAAACTAAAGAACGACATTGACTATAATATTGAAATCGGTTGTCAAATGCTCAACCAGAAATGGCGGGCCTATCCCAAGATTGGCGATGGAGATCGCAATGTCTTAGAAAACTGGTATTTTGCTGTGTGGGGTTACAACAGTTGGGCAACCAGAAATAATCCTAATACCCTAACCGGCAAATCTGCTTATCAGGATTCCGTGTTTAGTCTAATGGGTCAAAAGTACAACAGCGCCATTACCTTTGCTCCCGGAGCAACAAAATTCCCTAAAGAACTTTTACCCCCTGTAAATCCACCTTACTTATCCAGTCGTTGGAGCACTCCTGATTCCATTCATTTAGGAGATTTGAAGATTGATTCAGATCGGTTAATGAAGTCCGGTGGAGGATCCGGTGCAGAATCGGCCTGTGGTGATTATTGGTACAATTATGCTTCGTGGAGTTCCTACTATGCTTTAGGGTTTTATGTTACCGGTTATAAGAGCCCATCCGTTACAGATAAAGACCTCTTTGAAGATAGAATCCTTGACGCTTATGGGAAACTCTTAACGGAAGCTGACAAATTAGTTCTTGAGAAAAAGGACACATCCTATGCCACGGCGGCTAAATACTATTGGACAGTTGCCCAAGGGCCCAAGCTAGATACAGCTATATTAAAACGTGCTCAGACCGGGCATCTTAATGCTTTAACTAAGCTCCTAACTGAAGCGGATAAATTAGCTCTTACCGGTGCCAGCACCAGCTGTTCGACAGCTGCTCAAAACTATGAAATAATCTTACAAGGTTCTGACCTGGACGCAAATCTTAAAGAAAAAGCAAGAGCAGGACTTCTTAGTGCTTATACTAAACTTTTAGCAGAAGCTGATAAACTGGCCTTGGAAGGTACCTCAGCTTCTAACGAAAGTGCGGCTAAATATTATGCAACAGTAATGCAGGGACTGGTGCTGGATGCCAGTCTTACTGAACGGGCAAAAATAGGTTATGAAAAAATAAAGGGATCTACCCCTTTGCCAACGCCTACCCCGACCCCTACACCAACGCCGACTCCAACCCCAACCCCAACACCTACACCGCCCCCCCAACCCGGTGAAGAATTATGCATCGAACGCCTTTATGGAAATCGGGCTGAAGATACAGCCATCAAGATATCTCAAACAGGTTGGGCAAGCGGCTCTGCTCCTGTTGTACTTCTCGCCCGGGTAGATCGTTTCCAAGATGCTTTAGCCGCGGCTCCTTTAGCCAAGAAACTAAAAGCACCCTTGCTGTTAACTTCTCCTTATCAGTTGGATAATGGGGTTTTACAAGAAATTAAACGACTGTCCCCCAGTGCGAAGGTCTATGTAATCGGGGGAGAGGGAGCCCTAACCAAGCCGGTCACCAATGCTTTGGTCAAAGAAGGGTTATCTTATGAACGAATTTTCGGAGACTCCGCGGCTGATACAGCTGCCGAGATTGCCAAAAAGATTGGGCCAAGTACCCAGGTGATCTTAGCCTCCAGCACCAGTTTCCCGGATGCTCTTTCTGCCTCTGCCCCCGCCGCAGCTTTGGGGATTCCCATCTTATTAACGGAACAAGGCAAATTGCCTGCTGCCACCAAGCAAATTCTTAAAGACTTTGGGGTAACAAAAACGATCATCGTAGGAGGAAAATTTGCCATATCTTCAGCCTTTGATGCAAAAGGCGGCCCACTGGAAAGCTATGGTCCTATGCGCTTGGCTGGGGAGACAAAATATGATACGATGTTACAAATTGTTAAGCATTTTGGACAGGATACCAGTTCCCTTGTAGTGGCCACGGGAGAGAACTTCCCAGATGGTTTATCCGGCGGAGCTTTTGCTGCCTTGACCGGGAGCCCAATGCTTCTTATCCCTAAAGGGGATCTAAATTCGGATACCTCTGCCTTCTTAAAGAGTTTAAACGGCAAGACTAAAAGAGTTTATATTTTGGGCGGTACTGGGGTAATTCCCAGTAATAATGAAAAAACTATGGGGAGTCTTTTGACTTCCCAATGA
- a CDS encoding IS1182 family transposase — MSKPGKKVHNQVVFKEYNQNQLSLPIDLECLIPPNHMVRVVNSALDQMNLEPLLAKYPGGGRSSYHPVMMTKLIVYAYADKTFSSRRIEKAARENIMYMWLCGGNSPDFKTINSFRGERMKDVLVEIFSEVVELLHKQGYIKLENYFLDGTKIEANANKYSWVWGKSTKRYKEKLREKCRELFEFVDLANQKENEEYGDRNLEELGEEKPIDSQAIEEAVKKIDERLTQNPKEKKFIKVKRVLLKDYLPRMKKYEKQEELLAERNSYSKTDTDATFMRMKEDAMKNGQLKPGYNVQIGTENQFVVGYSIHQSAGDTSCLKEHLEELKKNLGGKLPANIVADAGYGSEENYEYLAQENLGNYVKYNTFHKEATAKGKPDPTLVQNWLYDKQKDEYTCGFRRVLRFKYIKTQKSKRGYRSTIRVYQSDDCQDCPYLKRCIKQSNNPDFKKQIYINPKGNELKAEARANLTSEYGLKMRSLRPIEVESVFGDIKGNFGVRRFILKGLEKVKLEWGLHCIAHNMRKLAVVLG, encoded by the coding sequence TTGTCAAAACCGGGTAAGAAAGTACATAACCAAGTTGTTTTCAAAGAGTACAATCAGAATCAACTGAGCTTACCAATAGATTTGGAATGTCTTATTCCTCCCAATCATATGGTCAGAGTGGTAAACTCTGCTCTCGATCAAATGAATCTAGAACCTCTTTTAGCTAAATATCCTGGAGGTGGACGTTCGAGTTATCATCCCGTCATGATGACCAAACTGATCGTTTATGCCTATGCCGATAAAACGTTTTCTAGCCGCCGCATAGAAAAGGCAGCCCGCGAAAACATCATGTATATGTGGTTGTGCGGAGGAAATAGTCCGGATTTTAAAACCATCAACAGCTTCCGGGGCGAACGTATGAAAGATGTGTTGGTTGAGATTTTTAGTGAGGTTGTTGAACTTTTACATAAACAAGGCTATATCAAGCTGGAAAATTACTTCTTAGACGGGACAAAAATAGAAGCTAATGCTAATAAGTACAGCTGGGTCTGGGGAAAATCGACCAAGCGCTACAAAGAAAAGTTGCGGGAAAAGTGCCGAGAACTCTTTGAATTTGTGGATTTGGCCAATCAGAAAGAAAATGAAGAGTATGGGGACCGGAACCTAGAAGAACTAGGAGAAGAAAAACCGATTGACTCCCAGGCTATAGAAGAAGCGGTTAAAAAGATCGACGAACGATTAACCCAAAACCCAAAGGAAAAGAAATTTATTAAAGTTAAAAGAGTCTTGCTGAAAGATTACTTACCTCGTATGAAGAAATACGAAAAACAAGAGGAACTGCTGGCAGAGCGCAATAGTTACTCAAAAACGGATACAGACGCAACCTTCATGCGTATGAAAGAGGATGCCATGAAAAACGGGCAACTGAAGCCAGGTTACAATGTCCAAATAGGAACAGAAAATCAATTTGTCGTAGGATACTCCATCCATCAATCGGCGGGCGATACCAGTTGCCTGAAAGAACACCTGGAAGAGTTGAAGAAAAACCTAGGGGGTAAGCTTCCGGCCAACATCGTTGCCGATGCGGGGTATGGCAGTGAAGAGAATTACGAATATCTAGCTCAAGAGAACCTTGGGAACTATGTCAAATATAATACTTTTCATAAGGAAGCAACAGCCAAGGGGAAACCTGATCCGACCCTGGTTCAAAATTGGCTATATGATAAACAGAAGGATGAATACACGTGCGGGTTTAGGAGAGTTCTAAGATTCAAGTACATAAAAACTCAGAAAAGCAAGAGGGGTTACCGAAGTACCATTCGAGTCTATCAAAGTGATGATTGTCAAGATTGTCCATACCTCAAACGTTGTATCAAACAAAGTAATAATCCGGATTTCAAGAAGCAGATCTACATTAACCCTAAAGGCAATGAACTAAAAGCAGAGGCACGGGCTAATCTGACGAGCGAATACGGGCTAAAAATGCGCAGTTTAAGACCTATAGAGGTGGAAAGTGTCTTTGGAGATATCAAAGGCAATTTTGGTGTGCGACGATTTATCCTTAAAGGATTGGAAAAGGTCAAGCTGGAGTGGGGATTACATTGTATTGCCCATAACATGAGAAAACTGGCTGTCGTCTTGGGATAG
- the dltB gene encoding D-alanyl-lipoteichoic acid biosynthesis protein DltB, which produces MTPFENFTFFFYLLIPLVPAALLGGMGVSAKARATWVFLSTLGMLLLIGRPLSVLFQIVAYLIFQWLIVRIYLSYRLRTLEKNRAEVFYLGIFLALLPLVAVKLNPSFIELGFWQTVIGFIGISYLTFRSVGIIIEIRDGLIKEVNIVDFISFLLFFPTLASGPIDRYRRFVGDLNKPLTRQEYGELAITGMDLIFRGFLYKFIIAYLINKYWLDPLNQSFGFLPTLNYMYAYGLYLFFDFAGYSAFAVGVSYLLGIKTPMNFDKPFISKNIKDFWNRWHISLSFWFRDYIYMRFVLDSAKKKRFSNRYTASYVGYFLLFGIMGVWHGTQPQYVLYGLYHAGLMIGFDLLDRKNKTRKFWGTGPIWDLMAVVVTFNFVMFGFLIFSGRLV; this is translated from the coding sequence ATGACTCCTTTTGAAAACTTCACCTTCTTTTTCTATTTACTCATTCCCTTAGTACCGGCGGCCTTGCTGGGGGGGATGGGAGTCTCAGCCAAAGCTCGAGCCACCTGGGTTTTTCTTTCCACCTTGGGGATGCTTCTATTAATCGGGCGTCCGCTGAGTGTACTCTTTCAAATTGTGGCTTATCTAATTTTTCAATGGCTGATTGTCCGGATCTATTTGTCCTATCGCTTGAGAACTCTCGAAAAGAACAGAGCCGAGGTCTTTTATCTGGGAATTTTCCTTGCTCTTCTGCCTCTGGTGGCGGTCAAATTAAATCCCAGCTTTATTGAGCTGGGTTTTTGGCAAACGGTCATCGGTTTTATAGGAATTTCTTATTTAACCTTTCGATCCGTTGGAATCATTATAGAAATCCGGGATGGCCTCATCAAAGAGGTGAATATTGTTGACTTCATTAGCTTCCTGCTCTTTTTTCCTACCCTGGCCTCCGGCCCTATTGATCGCTACCGACGGTTTGTCGGTGATCTCAATAAACCTCTAACTCGCCAAGAATATGGTGAACTTGCCATCACAGGAATGGATCTGATCTTTCGAGGTTTTTTGTATAAATTTATAATAGCCTATCTGATTAATAAATACTGGCTTGATCCGCTGAACCAGTCTTTTGGCTTTTTGCCAACCTTAAACTACATGTATGCCTATGGTTTATACCTCTTCTTTGATTTTGCGGGGTACAGTGCCTTTGCTGTGGGGGTCAGTTATCTTTTAGGTATAAAAACACCCATGAACTTTGATAAGCCCTTTATCTCCAAAAATATTAAAGATTTTTGGAATCGCTGGCATATATCTCTCTCATTTTGGTTCAGGGATTACATCTATATGCGCTTTGTGCTGGATTCAGCCAAGAAAAAGCGCTTCAGTAATCGCTATACTGCTTCTTATGTGGGCTACTTCCTGCTTTTCGGAATCATGGGAGTGTGGCACGGAACCCAGCCCCAATACGTCCTCTACGGGCTGTATCATGCAGGGCTGATGATTGGCTTTGATCTTCTCGACCGCAAGAACAAAACCAGGAAGTTTTGGGGAACAGGGCCCATCTGGGATCTGATGGCTGTGGTAGTGACTTTCAATTTTGTAATGTTTGGGTTTTTGATTTTTTCGGGACGATTGGTTTAG
- the dltA gene encoding D-alanine--poly(phosphoribitol) ligase subunit DltA, translated as MLSQKIQEWSIRCPERAAHCHGDNVLTYAALESSANAAAVWLHELSLKQGIPRQTPVVVYGHKENEMPVLFMACIRAGHPYIPVDSSVPQERLWQIIEASGARVVLSPQMVPKGDASSNVLIKEMISLKGQDSILKGYQREAPHSSWQVELDEVYYIIFTSGSTGVPKGVQITLGALESFLNWVNTEFQPEEMQEVFLNQAPFSFDLSVMDLYMSLSTGGTLWSVDKDQISHPKELFASLAASKTSYWVSTPSFAEVCLMDPSFNAALLPMVKRFLFCGEILTHDCATKLTQRFPQAKVENLYGPTEATVAVTNLTISPEILNTFNPLPVGRVKPDAQVLICNSDQLNAAIIAEASVLHSRPEILPEGEAGELVIAGPNVSVGYLNNSEQTAKAFFSWQEKGQTWNAYRTGDSGLFKNGFLFYQGRLDFQIKLHGYRIELGEIEENLRRNPLVDNAVVLPIERRGKVEYLQAFVTVSKPVEDEFQEILALKEDLRGRLPEYMIPRRVKFLAAMPITPNGKADRRALLGGL; from the coding sequence ATGCTTAGCCAAAAAATTCAAGAGTGGTCTATCAGATGTCCGGAACGGGCAGCCCATTGTCATGGGGATAATGTTTTAACTTATGCTGCTTTAGAAAGCAGCGCTAATGCAGCGGCTGTATGGCTTCATGAACTGAGTCTTAAGCAAGGGATACCTCGTCAGACTCCCGTAGTGGTCTATGGACATAAAGAAAATGAAATGCCGGTCTTATTTATGGCTTGTATCAGAGCCGGGCATCCTTATATCCCTGTGGATTCCTCTGTGCCTCAAGAACGCTTATGGCAAATTATTGAGGCATCCGGGGCCCGGGTGGTTCTTTCCCCTCAGATGGTTCCCAAAGGGGATGCCTCCTCTAATGTCTTAATCAAAGAAATGATTTCACTGAAAGGTCAAGACAGCATTCTAAAAGGTTATCAAAGGGAAGCACCACACTCCTCTTGGCAAGTAGAACTTGATGAAGTTTACTACATAATTTTTACATCGGGCAGTACCGGTGTTCCGAAAGGGGTACAGATTACCCTGGGGGCTCTGGAGAGTTTTCTGAACTGGGTTAACACAGAGTTCCAGCCGGAAGAAATGCAGGAGGTTTTTCTTAATCAGGCACCATTTTCCTTTGATCTTTCAGTAATGGATTTATATATGTCGTTAAGTACCGGGGGAACTCTTTGGAGTGTGGATAAGGATCAAATTTCTCATCCCAAGGAACTTTTTGCCTCCCTGGCTGCTTCAAAGACCAGTTACTGGGTATCCACACCTTCCTTTGCCGAGGTATGTCTAATGGACCCCAGTTTCAATGCTGCCCTGCTGCCAATGGTCAAGAGGTTTCTCTTCTGTGGTGAGATACTTACCCATGATTGTGCGACAAAACTTACTCAGCGCTTTCCCCAAGCTAAAGTGGAAAATCTTTACGGACCCACGGAAGCAACAGTGGCGGTAACGAATTTAACCATCAGCCCGGAGATCCTTAACACTTTTAATCCACTTCCTGTAGGCAGAGTCAAACCGGATGCTCAGGTCTTAATCTGTAATTCTGATCAGCTTAACGCTGCAATTATTGCTGAGGCCAGCGTCCTGCACTCCAGACCCGAAATATTGCCGGAAGGGGAGGCAGGGGAATTGGTAATCGCCGGCCCCAATGTCAGTGTGGGCTACCTGAACAATTCGGAGCAAACTGCCAAGGCCTTTTTTAGCTGGCAAGAGAAGGGCCAAACCTGGAATGCTTACCGGACCGGAGATTCCGGGTTATTTAAAAATGGATTTCTCTTTTACCAAGGCCGCTTAGATTTTCAGATTAAACTCCACGGTTATCGGATTGAGTTAGGAGAAATCGAAGAAAATCTAAGGCGTAACCCCTTAGTCGATAATGCGGTGGTTTTACCCATTGAACGACGAGGGAAGGTTGAGTATTTACAGGCCTTTGTGACAGTGAGTAAGCCTGTAGAGGATGAGTTCCAAGAGATTCTTGCTTTAAAGGAAGATTTGCGCGGACGCTTGCCCGAGTATATGATCCCTCGGCGTGTTAAATTTCTGGCTGCGATGCCCATAACCCCCAACGGCAAGGCAGATCGACGTGCTCTGCTAGGAGGATTGTAA
- the dltX gene encoding teichoic acid D-Ala incorporation-associated protein DltX, which produces MKRWIDFIMKGSRDRHPALIWFGRVAYYYIILLVLFILYLVEKQHTAVPFIYNNF; this is translated from the coding sequence ATGAAACGCTGGATCGATTTTATCATGAAGGGTTCCAGGGATAGACATCCTGCTTTAATTTGGTTTGGACGAGTTGCTTATTACTACATCATCCTGTTAGTTTTGTTTATCCTCTATCTGGTAGAAAAGCAACATACCGCAGTTCCGTTTATTTATAACAACTTTTAG
- the dltD gene encoding D-alanyl-lipoteichoic acid biosynthesis protein DltD has protein sequence MIRNRLGSMVAALILFGLTIVLMGPLTQKVVGLFWLRPGVTQTIGGSQTPVSFQGMILQKKALELPDVLPVYGSSEFSAVSEFHPSILFEGKPTGFAPFLVGRGGTQNLIHALNLGALGGSLKDKKIAVILSAQWFTPEGISPAYFQQNFSPLQAYRMIFNSSLSAESKNQLAKRLLEFPGAFAETPTLQALLAQKSQDSRKASLRGLLLETKGRVEMAAYEAQDALKTIDYSRLISPRSASINASVTAPPLAPWLELKDQASEQGKTMTQNNRFGILADYFSANIQPGFEENRNSAAHSGFYPSPEYEDLELLLNILQETGARPLFIIVPVNGAWYDYTGFPLGERRGYYLRAEKMIKGQGFQVANFGDHEYDTYFLQDTMHLGWKGWVSINETLDRFYHEGFQG, from the coding sequence ATGATTCGAAATCGACTGGGATCAATGGTTGCGGCCCTGATACTTTTTGGGTTAACCATAGTTTTGATGGGCCCCCTGACCCAAAAGGTTGTGGGGCTTTTTTGGCTTAGGCCGGGTGTTACCCAAACCATTGGGGGCTCCCAAACTCCCGTAAGTTTTCAGGGTATGATATTGCAGAAAAAAGCTTTGGAATTACCGGATGTGCTACCGGTTTACGGTTCTTCCGAGTTTTCAGCTGTCTCAGAATTTCACCCGTCAATTCTCTTTGAGGGAAAACCCACTGGGTTTGCCCCTTTTCTGGTGGGCAGAGGGGGGACTCAGAACCTCATTCATGCCTTAAACCTGGGAGCCTTAGGCGGTTCCTTAAAGGATAAGAAGATTGCGGTTATCCTTTCAGCCCAATGGTTTACTCCGGAAGGAATCAGCCCCGCCTATTTTCAACAAAATTTTTCTCCTCTCCAAGCCTATCGGATGATTTTCAACTCCTCTTTGTCTGCAGAGAGCAAAAATCAATTGGCAAAACGGCTCTTAGAATTTCCGGGAGCCTTTGCGGAGACCCCTACTTTGCAGGCACTTCTGGCCCAGAAGTCACAAGATAGCAGGAAAGCAAGTCTTCGAGGTTTATTGTTAGAGACTAAGGGCAGAGTGGAAATGGCAGCTTACGAAGCTCAAGACGCCCTGAAAACTATAGACTACAGTAGACTGATCAGCCCAAGAAGCGCTTCAATAAATGCTTCAGTCACAGCACCGCCTCTGGCTCCCTGGTTAGAATTGAAAGATCAAGCAAGTGAGCAAGGAAAAACAATGACTCAAAATAATCGGTTTGGTATCTTGGCTGATTACTTTAGTGCCAATATCCAACCCGGGTTTGAAGAAAACAGGAATTCCGCTGCTCACTCCGGGTTTTATCCCTCCCCGGAATACGAGGATTTAGAACTCCTCTTAAATATTCTTCAAGAGACAGGTGCCCGGCCATTGTTTATTATTGTGCCGGTAAATGGAGCTTGGTATGATTATACGGGATTTCCTCTTGGAGAACGAAGGGGTTACTATCTGCGAGCTGAGAAGATGATTAAGGGACAAGGGTTTCAGGTGGCTAATTTCGGAGATCATGAATATGACACCTACTTTTTGCAGGACACCATGCACTTAGGCTGGAAAGGATGGGTAAGTATCAATGAAACGCTGGATCGATTTTATCATGAAGGGTTCCAGGGATAG
- the dltC gene encoding D-alanine--poly(phosphoribitol) ligase subunit DltC produces the protein MIREKILDILTDICGTDEIKRNPDQELFKSGLMDSFGIIELFVAIQEQLAIEVAPTEMEREEWETANKIIAYLEERKG, from the coding sequence ATGATCAGAGAAAAAATCCTTGATATACTGACGGATATTTGTGGAACCGATGAGATAAAGCGAAACCCAGACCAAGAACTGTTTAAGAGTGGATTAATGGATTCCTTTGGGATCATAGAATTATTTGTGGCTATTCAAGAACAACTGGCCATTGAGGTGGCCCCAACTGAAATGGAACGTGAGGAATGGGAGACCGCCAATAAAATTATCGCGTACCTGGAGGAGCGTAAGGGTTAA
- a CDS encoding acyltransferase family protein produces MNKESTEQLKGIAILLVVIGHLFVTKFINTTNPAFNYLGAQGVAIFLILSGYGITSSYLTKGMDKSFLGRRLRTVLLPYSLVTLVWFVYDYFRSTVYPLRTILLSLFGLDFKLTMDGTMWYIFFILMWYFLFYLIFSFSFPNILKVGLLFGFAYLLRYHSRSNLTEVVYWQWGLHAIMFPLGSLFALVPLERFSKQTLQMGFGLMGIMGLAAYLLNLQDNALGLGPYMLSNLGFALVAFSVIIVLGQLGYHSQLLGFIGSISYEVYLLEAVFMYKLALPYVLPNKGLSLGLYVLALVGGSLLLKRSMKQLLQIISRKQDLKAENTPGPWLAG; encoded by the coding sequence ATGAACAAAGAATCAACAGAGCAATTAAAGGGAATCGCCATCCTTTTAGTTGTTATTGGACACCTGTTTGTGACAAAATTCATTAATACCACAAACCCGGCTTTTAATTATTTGGGAGCCCAGGGTGTGGCTATTTTCTTAATTCTCTCCGGTTATGGGATTACTTCATCCTATTTAACCAAGGGAATGGATAAGAGTTTCCTTGGGCGGCGGTTGCGAACTGTACTGCTTCCTTATTCATTGGTAACTCTTGTCTGGTTTGTCTATGATTATTTCAGGAGTACAGTCTATCCCTTGAGGACAATCCTGCTTTCATTGTTTGGGCTGGATTTTAAGCTGACTATGGACGGAACCATGTGGTACATATTCTTCATTTTAATGTGGTACTTCCTATTCTACCTGATATTCAGTTTTAGCTTTCCCAATATCCTGAAGGTTGGATTGTTGTTTGGGTTTGCTTACCTTTTACGCTATCACTCCAGGTCCAATTTAACAGAAGTGGTGTACTGGCAGTGGGGTCTTCACGCTATCATGTTCCCCTTAGGGTCACTCTTTGCTCTGGTTCCCCTGGAGAGATTTAGTAAGCAGACTTTGCAGATGGGGTTTGGGTTGATGGGGATAATGGGCTTGGCAGCTTATCTCCTGAACCTCCAGGACAATGCCCTGGGCTTGGGGCCTTATATGCTCTCGAATTTAGGCTTTGCTCTTGTTGCTTTCTCAGTCATAATCGTTTTAGGGCAGCTGGGGTATCATTCACAGTTGCTTGGTTTTATTGGTTCAATCTCCTATGAGGTGTATTTATTAGAAGCTGTGTTTATGTACAAGCTCGCTCTTCCCTATGTTTTGCCTAACAAGGGACTATCCCTGGGACTTTATGTTCTGGCGTTAGTTGGAGGAAGCTTGTTGCTTAAAAGGAGCATGAAACAATTGCTTCAGATCATCTCGCGCAAGCAGGATTTGAAGGCTGAGAACACTCCGGGTCCTTGGTTAGCAGGGTAA
- a CDS encoding sugar transferase, translated as MSQRLAASAESNELIYPRWQLVLKRMLDLLVAAVLLVLISPLWLFIVLWIRLDSTGPAIFTQTRVGLWGKPYTIYKFRTMTTNADALMKTKLEKVTSLDNFVFQEKDDPRVTRSGKFLRKTSLDELPQLLNILLGNMSLVGPRPEVPDIAKHYTPQQRLRLNVLPGVTGLAQVNGRSELTLGETLAYDVEYVRRWNIWLDLSILWKTFFVVFSGKGAY; from the coding sequence ATGAGTCAGAGGCTCGCGGCATCTGCAGAAAGTAATGAGCTTATTTATCCTCGGTGGCAACTTGTTTTGAAGCGTATGCTTGACCTGTTAGTTGCTGCTGTTCTGCTTGTGCTTATATCTCCCTTGTGGCTTTTTATTGTGCTATGGATTAGGCTGGATTCTACCGGTCCGGCAATCTTTACCCAGACACGTGTGGGACTTTGGGGAAAGCCCTATACTATTTATAAGTTCCGTACTATGACCACCAATGCCGATGCCTTGATGAAAACAAAGCTGGAAAAGGTGACAAGCTTAGATAACTTCGTTTTCCAGGAGAAGGATGATCCTCGGGTTACTCGCAGCGGCAAGTTTTTGCGTAAAACCAGTTTAGACGAACTTCCTCAGCTCCTGAATATTTTGTTGGGAAATATGAGTCTGGTAGGGCCCCGTCCGGAAGTTCCGGATATAGCCAAGCATTACACCCCTCAACAACGGCTGCGGCTTAATGTGCTGCCGGGAGTTACAGGCTTGGCCCAGGTCAATGGGCGGAGTGAATTAACCTTGGGAGAGACCCTGGCCTATGATGTGGAATATGTGCGGCGTTGGAATATATGGCTGGATTTATCTATCCTTTGGAAGACCTTCTTTGTTGTCTTCTCGGGTAAAGGTGCTTACTAA